The following proteins come from a genomic window of Phnomibacter ginsenosidimutans:
- a CDS encoding glycosyltransferase — protein MIEWMPKAELEKMYRQSAVFLFPSHEGAGMVVAEAMSYGLPVICFNNAGPGAFVHPDSLLKVSYKNYGTTVQSFAAKLQMLHSNTGTYLHEHQLAEQRFNQYFLWSVRGKQLATVYNTLLHKPTPVDTKQKLHMA, from the coding sequence GTGATTGAATGGATGCCGAAAGCCGAATTGGAAAAAATGTATCGGCAGAGTGCAGTTTTTCTTTTCCCTTCTCATGAAGGTGCAGGAATGGTGGTGGCAGAAGCCATGAGTTACGGGCTTCCGGTTATTTGTTTCAACAATGCTGGCCCCGGTGCTTTTGTACATCCCGATTCTTTGCTGAAAGTGAGTTATAAAAATTATGGAACTACTGTTCAATCATTTGCTGCGAAACTGCAGATGTTGCACAGCAATACCGGTACTTATTTACACGAACACCAACTGGCCGAGCAGCGTTTCAATCAATATTTTTTATGGTCGGTAAGGGGCAAGCAGTTGGCAACTGTGTACAATACCCTGTTGCACAAACCAACTCCTGTTGATACAAAGCAAAAATTACACATGGCATGA
- a CDS encoding glycosyltransferase family 4 protein — protein sequence MKSVCAVHLLNDFSGSPFVFRQALEALQKRGYSIDIYTATPARGGFLSGLPNARYHSLYYKHSSNKWMTLLRFFIVQLQLFFSLLFSLRRAQVVYVNTLLPAGAALAASIRGCKVVYHVHEVSITPVLLKNLLAKVVAFTATDVVFVSNYVASCYHFRRPQLHTVYNALSNSFVQQAAHIASPNMRTPFTVLMLCSLKAYKGVHEFLQLASALPAIRFQLVLNADEKQVEDFKKQHAVPHNCMLFSTTTNTLAFYEQAHLVVNFSNPDEWVETFGLTLLEAMACGRPVIAPPVGGPVELVRHGVEGFCIDARQVAALQQAVQLLYTDVKKYIRFSENARRRAAAFSTAAFEAGVSKVFASASIASLQPNDGKHFQNVETTVAEELQH from the coding sequence ATGAAATCAGTTTGCGCAGTTCATTTACTCAACGATTTTAGCGGCAGTCCTTTTGTGTTCAGGCAGGCGTTGGAAGCTTTGCAAAAAAGAGGATACAGCATAGATATATATACTGCAACACCGGCAAGAGGTGGTTTTTTGAGTGGGTTGCCCAATGCCCGCTATCATTCGCTTTATTACAAGCACAGTAGCAATAAATGGATGACATTATTGCGCTTCTTTATTGTACAGCTGCAGTTGTTTTTTTCTCTGCTGTTTTCATTGCGCAGGGCGCAGGTGGTGTATGTAAATACTTTGCTACCTGCCGGGGCTGCACTGGCTGCCAGCATTAGAGGTTGCAAAGTGGTGTACCATGTGCACGAAGTAAGCATTACCCCTGTGCTGTTGAAAAATTTGCTGGCAAAAGTTGTCGCATTTACAGCTACTGATGTTGTGTTTGTTTCTAACTATGTGGCCAGTTGTTACCATTTTCGCAGGCCTCAATTACATACGGTATACAATGCACTCAGCAATAGCTTTGTGCAACAAGCTGCACATATTGCTTCGCCAAACATGCGTACACCTTTTACAGTACTCATGCTTTGCTCGTTAAAAGCGTACAAAGGCGTTCATGAGTTTCTGCAGTTGGCTTCGGCTTTGCCCGCCATACGTTTTCAGCTGGTGTTGAATGCCGATGAAAAGCAAGTTGAGGATTTTAAAAAGCAACATGCTGTGCCACACAACTGCATGCTGTTTAGCACTACTACCAATACGTTGGCTTTTTATGAGCAGGCACATCTGGTGGTCAATTTTTCGAACCCCGATGAGTGGGTGGAAACTTTTGGCCTTACCCTGTTGGAGGCCATGGCATGCGGCAGGCCTGTGATAGCTCCACCTGTGGGAGGGCCGGTAGAACTGGTACGTCATGGCGTGGAAGGCTTTTGCATAGATGCAAGACAGGTTGCCGCTTTGCAACAAGCTGTGCAGCTATTGTACACGGATGTAAAAAAGTATATCCGTTTTTCGGAAAATGCCCGAAGGAGAGCTGCAGCTTTTAGTACAGCAGCTTTTGAAGCGGGTGTAAGCAAAGTTTTTGCATCGGCCAGCATTGCATCGTTACAGCCAAATGACGGAAAGCACTTCCAGAATGTGGAAACAACAGTTGCGGAAGAACTACAGCACTAA
- a CDS encoding DUF1972 domain-containing protein, whose amino-acid sequence MRKKRIAIIGTVGLPASYGGFETLAEHLVDELAGEFDMTVYCTAKKYPKQSRQSYYKGARLKYLPFDANGLQSIIYDSLSILHALFYADVLLVLGVSGGFMLPFVKLFTSKKIIVSIDGIEWKRNKWSKLARWYLWAAEWVAVRYSHADISDNESIQDYTAIRYKTLSHIIEYGADHTLQVKPTQEDRSKYDFVGQPYAFKVCRIEPENNIHVVLEAFSKLPKHKLVLVGNWKNSEYGKTMRETYGRFSNIHLLDPIYNQRELDMLRGNCLVYIHGHSAGGTNPSLVEAMYLGLPVIAYDVTYNRTTTEKKALYFRSADDLVHVIEHTTVACLKRHALSMKTIADRRYTWKQIANRYRYLVLKVLQASGKERIEPTKVISIFSSDYLHQNGMAHLQSPSYFFEKR is encoded by the coding sequence ATGCGGAAAAAGCGTATTGCCATTATTGGTACCGTTGGCTTGCCAGCTAGTTATGGCGGATTTGAAACGCTGGCAGAACACCTTGTAGATGAACTGGCCGGAGAGTTTGATATGACCGTTTATTGCACGGCAAAAAAGTATCCAAAGCAAAGCCGTCAGTCGTATTATAAAGGTGCAAGGTTGAAGTACCTGCCTTTCGATGCCAACGGTTTGCAAAGCATTATCTACGATTCCCTCAGCATTTTGCATGCATTGTTTTATGCTGATGTGTTGCTGGTATTGGGTGTGAGTGGTGGCTTTATGTTGCCATTTGTAAAATTATTTACAAGTAAAAAAATCATCGTTTCTATTGATGGTATAGAATGGAAACGCAACAAGTGGAGTAAGCTTGCCCGCTGGTATTTGTGGGCAGCAGAGTGGGTGGCAGTTCGCTATTCGCATGCCGATATTTCCGATAATGAATCTATTCAGGATTACACCGCCATCCGCTACAAAACCCTCAGCCACATTATTGAATACGGTGCCGATCATACACTGCAGGTAAAGCCTACGCAAGAAGACCGAAGCAAGTATGATTTTGTTGGTCAGCCGTATGCTTTTAAAGTTTGCCGTATAGAGCCGGAAAACAATATCCATGTTGTGTTGGAAGCATTTTCAAAACTGCCAAAGCATAAGCTGGTATTGGTGGGCAACTGGAAGAATAGTGAGTATGGCAAAACCATGCGGGAAACCTACGGTCGTTTTTCAAACATTCATTTACTCGATCCTATTTACAATCAACGGGAGTTGGATATGCTGCGGGGCAACTGTCTGGTATACATACATGGGCACAGCGCAGGCGGTACCAATCCTTCTTTGGTAGAAGCCATGTATTTGGGCCTGCCGGTGATAGCGTATGATGTAACGTACAACAGAACTACGACAGAGAAAAAGGCATTGTACTTCCGGTCTGCCGACGATTTGGTGCATGTAATTGAGCACACAACTGTGGCTTGTTTAAAGCGGCATGCGTTAAGCATGAAAACAATTGCAGACCGCCGCTATACCTGGAAGCAAATAGCCAACCGCTACCGTTATCTGGTGTTGAAAGTGCTGCAAGCTTCGGGTAAAGAACGCATTGAACCAACCAAAGTGATCAGCATATTCAGCAGCGATTACCTGCATCAAAATGGAATGGCTCATTTGCAGTCACCTTCTTACTTTTTCGAAAAGCGATAG
- a CDS encoding MraY family glycosyltransferase, which yields MNLPAKLRLLIQLAGGFLLAWQDIRLHSLHGIFGIGDIPVWLQYALNMLLVAGVTNAFNLLDGIDGLAGSIGFINVLVFAVIMYILGQLQWLVLLLPFAGVLLVFLKYNWRPARLFMGDGGSLVLGFLVAVMGIISVENAYAQTIVAPDVILVLVSATMMLPVMDTLRVFYTRIQQGRSPFSADKNHLHHWFVRQHLVHSQATTRVSVFHLLLIGFSVIMVFAVAASWVVLWQIALLFLYSKFLQLNLLFKRWYRFIKRMESA from the coding sequence TTGAATTTACCTGCAAAACTTCGGTTGCTCATTCAGTTGGCAGGTGGTTTTTTGCTGGCATGGCAAGATATCCGCTTGCATTCTTTGCATGGCATTTTTGGTATTGGTGATATACCGGTTTGGCTGCAGTATGCTCTCAACATGTTGCTGGTAGCAGGCGTAACCAATGCGTTTAATTTACTCGATGGTATTGATGGATTGGCAGGCAGTATTGGTTTTATCAATGTGCTGGTTTTTGCGGTGATTATGTATATACTTGGCCAGCTGCAATGGTTGGTATTGCTCTTGCCATTTGCAGGCGTGTTGCTCGTATTTTTAAAATACAATTGGCGGCCTGCCCGTCTTTTTATGGGCGATGGCGGTTCTCTGGTACTTGGTTTTTTGGTAGCAGTTATGGGTATCATTTCGGTGGAGAATGCGTATGCGCAAACCATAGTTGCACCAGATGTTATTTTGGTATTGGTATCAGCAACGATGATGCTGCCCGTGATGGATACACTCCGTGTTTTTTACACCCGTATACAGCAGGGCCGTTCTCCTTTTTCTGCCGATAAAAATCACTTACACCATTGGTTTGTACGTCAGCATTTGGTGCATTCACAAGCCACAACAAGGGTGTCGGTTTTTCATTTGCTGCTCATTGGTTTTTCTGTCATTATGGTTTTTGCAGTTGCTGCCAGTTGGGTCGTCCTTTGGCAAATCGCCTTGCTTTTTTTATACAGCAAGTTTTTGCAACTCAACCTGCTCTTTAAGCGCTGGTATCGTTTCATCAAGCGTATGGAATCCGCATAA
- a CDS encoding sigma-54-dependent transcriptional regulator, with protein METYRIFIVDDDPWYGEILAYHLSLNPDHQVTRFASGKACLASLHQKPHLITIDYSMPDMNGAELFKQIKAQHPDIPVIVISGQDDVSTAIEMLKLGVSDYLVKDDHTKDLLWNAILRIRENQQLKMQVEQLREELGQKHEFGNVIKGNSPVIRKIFSLMEKAAKTNINVSVTGETGTGKEVVAKAIHYNSERKRKPFVAVNMAAIPRELVESELFGHEKGSFTGAIGRKIGKFEEANKGTLFLDEIAELDLSLQSKLLRVLQERELERVGGNESVKLDVRLIVATHKNLPEEVRAGKFREDLYYRIMGLPINLPPLRERGNDILLLAKFF; from the coding sequence ATGGAAACTTACCGGATTTTTATAGTTGATGATGACCCCTGGTATGGCGAAATTCTGGCCTACCATTTATCGCTCAATCCTGATCATCAGGTTACCCGTTTTGCTTCGGGTAAGGCCTGCCTTGCCAGCCTCCATCAAAAGCCACATCTTATTACCATCGATTATTCGATGCCGGATATGAACGGGGCCGAATTGTTTAAGCAAATAAAAGCACAGCATCCCGACATTCCGGTTATCGTTATCAGTGGTCAGGATGATGTAAGCACTGCCATTGAAATGCTCAAACTCGGGGTAAGTGATTATCTGGTAAAAGATGACCATACCAAAGATTTGCTCTGGAATGCCATACTGCGCATCCGCGAAAATCAACAGCTAAAAATGCAGGTAGAGCAACTGCGGGAGGAGCTGGGGCAGAAGCATGAATTCGGCAATGTCATCAAAGGAAATTCACCTGTTATCCGAAAAATATTTTCATTGATGGAGAAGGCGGCCAAAACCAACATCAATGTGTCTGTAACGGGCGAAACGGGAACGGGCAAAGAAGTAGTAGCCAAAGCCATTCATTACAACAGCGAAAGAAAACGGAAACCTTTTGTAGCAGTGAACATGGCGGCTATACCCAGAGAGTTGGTAGAAAGCGAGTTGTTTGGTCATGAAAAAGGATCGTTTACCGGTGCCATTGGCAGAAAGATTGGCAAGTTTGAAGAAGCCAATAAAGGCACACTTTTTTTAGATGAAATAGCAGAGCTGGATTTAAGCCTGCAAAGCAAATTGCTACGGGTGCTGCAAGAGCGGGAGTTGGAAAGAGTAGGTGGCAACGAAAGTGTAAAGCTGGATGTACGATTGATTGTTGCTACACATAAAAATCTTCCGGAAGAAGTGCGGGCCGGTAAGTTTCGCGAAGATTTGTACTATCGCATTATGGGCTTGCCCATAAACTTGCCTCCCCTGCGTGAAAGAGGGAATGACATTCTTCTGCTGGCTAAATTTTTTTAG
- a CDS encoding heme NO-binding domain-containing protein — MYGIINRAIEDMVTASHGENAWMQIKAASGVQVDYFLSNEPYDDEMTYKLVAASSEVLQIPMSEVLSAFGEWWVLKTGREKYGGLMEAGGKNLQEFLLNLPMFHSRIMLFYPRLNPPEFRIGTITESSIEVHYYSTRKGLHHFVLGLLQGLAKMYHTPVTIQVLSMQSEPETHEIFQVNW; from the coding sequence ATGTACGGAATTATCAATAGGGCAATAGAAGATATGGTGACAGCCAGCCACGGTGAAAATGCGTGGATGCAGATAAAAGCTGCCAGTGGTGTTCAGGTTGATTATTTCCTAAGCAATGAGCCTTATGATGATGAGATGACATATAAACTTGTAGCAGCTTCTTCGGAAGTACTACAAATACCGATGAGTGAAGTGCTCTCAGCATTTGGTGAATGGTGGGTGCTAAAAACCGGTCGCGAAAAATATGGCGGCTTAATGGAAGCCGGCGGCAAAAACCTGCAAGAATTTTTGCTCAACCTCCCCATGTTTCATAGTCGTATCATGTTATTTTATCCAAGGCTTAATCCGCCTGAATTTCGGATTGGCACAATTACAGAAAGCTCTATTGAAGTCCATTATTATTCCACCCGAAAAGGTCTTCATCACTTTGTGTTGGGCCTGCTGCAAGGCTTGGCAAAAATGTACCATACACCTGTTACTATTCAGGTGTTATCTATGCAAAGCGAGCCGGAAACCCATGAAATATTTCAAGTGAATTGGTAA
- a CDS encoding PAS domain S-box protein, whose protein sequence is MQFAFQHQQFDRLFPFYITIGSDCRIVSFGSSYQSLLSMKAGESITNYLAFKRPSVQIIHAAALASMPGQLILMQGVQKPSVLLRGQIEHLAEKDQWLFIGTPWFASVEELREAGLTINNFAVHDPLIDLLHVLKAHELTEKDLKQMLHKVQLQQQAIEDAGKQMNELSLFTMHNPEPRFRVSSKGLVLLKNPAAQRLHQYLHNDELMNEAVFWQQVAALRPTNDMRWTVETVTEGKIFVFDCHFFPEFDYFHVYGTDVTEQRNMAADLQRREQLFKRLAENVPGVVYLWRMNFDGSNNVEFISPRLKEEFGINPADANRLVDFIHPDDLPVWQETVRGAFHEEAPWNADCRFVMPNGELIYWTANARVAYTDAQGKVFAGVMRNTTEEKTVLENLKRLSVVASANENGVVFANKFGQITWANDGFLKMTGFEMSQVVGKSPIDLCAGPQTDKQALREMVFAFEQGQSFDVEVLQYRNDGTHFMSRTRGQSVLNSEGGVLEYFAIVEDITKAKEDEARIRYAEQLWKFALEGAGDGVWQYDLETHQSFYSEEYKRMLGYDPAIFDKENQFWLNRIHPDDLATVVKENEEYDAGKRSSHNREIRMRHKDGHYLWILDRGMAVSYTANGLPKLVTGTHTNISHIKNTELELWQRVQQFQSLSEGIPAVLYEYEYAQDGTEKLRYVSPAMQRIFGISPEAFREDYRRFVFHEDLPAIDAANEAALSSLKPYYNESRLQLPNGKLVWRSVAATYSYDTAAGAHVFTGFMMDITDRKKAEDALRLNEEKYRGIIANMNLGLLEVDIDDRIQVCNQSFLRMSGYAQHEITGKRAVDLFVDTDEKYTIELQNRRRSAGHSDVYEMKVHNKQGEEKWWLISGAPRYDDSGKMVGSIGIHLDITQQKLLEQELRMATLAAEESSRAKERFLANMSHEMRTPMNAIIGLGRQLKKTQLDQQQRLFLDSINTASDNLLVIINDVLDLSKIQAGKLALEHIPFKPAELVRRAVQMLMHRVEEKNLWVEVKMEEGIAPVLIGDPYRLQQILINLVSNAVKFTDHGGITITLAAKPQTLHGQCFIVTVQDTGIGIDEAFVQEMFEPFSQAYTHSTRKYGGTGLGLSIIKQLVDLMHGDIEVQSTTGHGTTFTIKVMLEQGTESDLPKETSHLLPNDLLKNISVLLVEDNAMNRLVARTVLQQYGASVVEAVHGEDAIHLLQKETVDIVLMDMQMPVLDGVSATAIIRKDISSSLPVIALTANALSSEQDACFKAGMNDFVAKPFEENVLIRKIAEWVGRPFDEQAAEQPVVATSPVESDLPLYSLDMLNDIARGNQAFVQKMVDMFVEQTPAIADQLLAHANHGEWEQMGAVAHKLKPTLDNLGFTSLHDDIRTIEKSGKLAEVNDDVLRMVNKVHATIHKVIGILSANRKD, encoded by the coding sequence ATGCAATTCGCATTTCAACATCAACAGTTTGATCGGCTATTTCCATTTTATATTACCATTGGTAGTGACTGCCGCATTGTTAGTTTCGGTAGCTCTTATCAATCGCTGTTGAGCATGAAGGCGGGCGAAAGCATTACAAATTATTTAGCATTTAAAAGACCTTCTGTACAAATCATTCATGCAGCTGCGCTGGCTTCAATGCCGGGGCAGCTCATACTAATGCAAGGGGTGCAAAAGCCTTCGGTATTATTAAGAGGTCAGATTGAGCATCTGGCAGAAAAAGACCAATGGTTGTTTATTGGTACACCGTGGTTTGCGTCAGTTGAAGAATTACGTGAAGCAGGGCTAACCATCAACAACTTTGCTGTACACGATCCGTTGATAGACCTGCTGCATGTGCTGAAAGCACATGAACTAACCGAGAAGGACTTAAAACAAATGCTCCACAAGGTGCAGCTACAGCAGCAGGCAATTGAAGATGCCGGCAAGCAAATGAATGAGCTTTCTTTATTTACAATGCATAATCCGGAACCTCGGTTTCGTGTATCATCAAAAGGGTTGGTATTACTCAAGAACCCTGCCGCTCAGCGGTTGCATCAATACCTGCACAACGATGAATTAATGAACGAGGCTGTCTTTTGGCAACAGGTAGCTGCGCTGCGGCCCACAAATGATATGCGCTGGACCGTAGAAACTGTTACGGAAGGAAAAATATTTGTTTTCGACTGTCATTTCTTTCCTGAGTTTGATTACTTCCATGTATACGGAACCGATGTGACAGAGCAGCGAAATATGGCAGCCGACTTGCAGCGAAGAGAGCAATTGTTTAAGCGTCTTGCAGAAAACGTGCCCGGAGTAGTGTATTTGTGGCGGATGAATTTCGACGGATCAAATAATGTAGAATTTATCAGTCCGAGACTGAAAGAAGAGTTCGGTATAAACCCAGCTGATGCCAACCGTTTGGTAGATTTTATTCACCCCGATGATTTGCCTGTGTGGCAAGAAACTGTGCGTGGTGCATTTCATGAAGAAGCACCATGGAATGCCGATTGCCGTTTTGTTATGCCCAATGGGGAGCTCATTTATTGGACAGCCAATGCAAGAGTAGCCTACACTGATGCACAGGGAAAGGTTTTTGCCGGTGTAATGCGCAATACTACCGAAGAAAAAACGGTGTTGGAAAATTTAAAGCGCCTCTCTGTAGTAGCAAGTGCCAATGAAAATGGGGTTGTTTTTGCCAATAAGTTCGGGCAAATAACCTGGGCGAATGATGGTTTTTTGAAAATGACTGGTTTTGAAATGAGCCAGGTGGTAGGCAAATCACCCATTGATCTTTGTGCAGGACCACAAACAGATAAGCAGGCTTTGCGGGAAATGGTGTTTGCATTTGAACAGGGCCAGTCTTTTGATGTAGAAGTGTTGCAATACAGAAATGATGGTACACATTTTATGAGCCGGACACGTGGCCAATCAGTACTGAATAGTGAGGGTGGGGTGCTCGAATATTTTGCCATCGTAGAAGATATTACCAAGGCAAAAGAAGATGAAGCCCGCATCAGGTATGCAGAGCAGCTGTGGAAGTTTGCTCTTGAAGGCGCAGGCGATGGTGTGTGGCAATATGATTTGGAAACGCATCAATCGTTTTATTCAGAAGAATACAAGCGAATGCTTGGCTACGATCCCGCCATATTTGATAAAGAAAATCAGTTTTGGCTCAATAGAATTCATCCGGATGATTTGGCAACGGTAGTGAAGGAAAATGAGGAGTATGATGCCGGTAAACGTTCTTCGCACAACAGAGAAATAAGAATGCGCCATAAAGACGGGCACTACTTATGGATACTCGACAGGGGCATGGCCGTTTCATATACAGCAAATGGCTTACCAAAATTGGTGACGGGTACACACACAAATATTTCGCACATTAAAAACACAGAGCTGGAATTGTGGCAACGGGTACAACAATTTCAATCGCTGAGTGAAGGTATTCCTGCTGTTTTGTATGAATACGAATATGCACAAGATGGAACTGAAAAATTGCGTTATGTGAGCCCTGCCATGCAGCGAATTTTCGGCATTAGCCCCGAGGCATTTCGGGAGGACTATCGGCGTTTTGTTTTTCATGAAGATTTGCCGGCCATTGATGCAGCCAATGAGGCAGCATTGTCATCGCTCAAGCCTTATTATAATGAATCGCGGTTGCAATTGCCCAATGGCAAACTGGTTTGGCGTTCGGTAGCAGCTACCTACTCTTACGATACAGCAGCTGGTGCACATGTGTTTACCGGTTTTATGATGGACATCACCGACCGAAAAAAAGCAGAAGATGCACTGCGGCTGAATGAAGAAAAATACCGCGGCATTATTGCCAATATGAACCTTGGTTTGCTGGAGGTAGATATTGATGACCGCATACAGGTATGCAACCAAAGCTTCCTGCGGATGAGTGGTTATGCACAGCATGAAATAACAGGGAAAAGAGCGGTTGATTTATTTGTAGATACCGATGAGAAGTATACTATAGAATTACAAAACAGAAGACGCAGTGCCGGTCATTCTGATGTATATGAAATGAAAGTGCACAACAAGCAGGGCGAAGAGAAATGGTGGCTTATCAGTGGTGCGCCCCGCTACGACGATAGTGGCAAAATGGTTGGTTCTATTGGCATTCACCTGGATATAACACAGCAAAAACTATTGGAGCAAGAGCTGCGTATGGCCACGCTTGCTGCTGAAGAATCATCGAGAGCCAAGGAGCGTTTTTTGGCCAATATGAGTCATGAAATGCGTACACCTATGAACGCCATCATCGGCTTGGGAAGACAATTGAAAAAAACACAACTCGATCAACAGCAACGCCTTTTTTTAGACTCCATCAATACAGCTTCCGATAATTTATTGGTCATCATTAATGATGTGCTCGACCTGTCTAAAATACAAGCCGGTAAATTGGCATTGGAGCACATACCATTTAAGCCGGCAGAATTAGTACGCAGGGCTGTGCAAATGTTAATGCACAGGGTAGAAGAAAAAAACCTTTGGGTAGAAGTAAAAATGGAAGAGGGCATTGCACCGGTATTAATCGGCGATCCTTATCGCTTACAGCAAATACTGATTAATCTGGTGTCGAATGCAGTTAAGTTTACCGATCATGGTGGCATAACTATCACGTTGGCAGCTAAGCCTCAAACCTTACATGGTCAGTGTTTCATCGTTACTGTACAAGATACGGGTATTGGAATTGACGAGGCATTTGTGCAGGAAATGTTTGAGCCTTTTTCGCAGGCATACACCCACTCTACCAGAAAGTACGGTGGCACAGGATTGGGGCTGAGTATCATTAAGCAATTGGTAGATTTAATGCATGGTGATATTGAGGTGCAAAGCACTACCGGGCATGGTACTACATTTACTATTAAGGTGATGTTGGAGCAGGGTACCGAAAGTGATTTGCCAAAAGAAACCAGCCATTTACTGCCCAACGATTTATTGAAAAATATATCAGTACTACTGGTGGAAGATAATGCCATGAACAGGTTGGTAGCCCGAACGGTGCTGCAACAGTATGGGGCAAGTGTGGTTGAAGCTGTGCATGGCGAAGATGCCATTCATTTGCTGCAAAAGGAAACCGTAGATATTGTACTGATGGACATGCAAATGCCTGTGTTGGATGGTGTGTCTGCAACAGCAATTATCAGAAAAGATATCAGCAGCTCACTGCCAGTAATAGCTCTTACCGCCAATGCATTGAGCAGCGAACAAGATGCCTGTTTCAAAGCAGGTATGAACGATTTTGTGGCCAAGCCTTTTGAAGAAAATGTGCTGATCAGAAAAATTGCAGAATGGGTAGGCCGCCCATTTGATGAGCAGGCAGCAGAGCAGCCGGTAGTGGCCACATCTCCTGTAGAAAGTGATTTGCCCCTGTATAGTTTAGATATGCTCAATGATATTGCCCGGGGCAATCAGGCCTTTGTGCAAAAAATGGTAGACATGTTTGTGGAGCAAACGCCAGCCATTGCCGATCAGTTGCTGGCACATGCCAACCATGGAGAGTGGGAGCAAATGGGAGCCGTAGCGCATAAGCTGAAGCCTACACTAGATAACTTAGGTTTTACCAGCCTGCACGACGATATACGAACAATTGAAAAAAGTGGAAAGCTGGCTGAGGTGAATGATGATGTGTTGCGTATGGTAAACAAAGTACATGCTACCATACACAAAGTAATTGGTATTCTTTCTGCCAACAGAAAGGACTAA
- a CDS encoding nucleoid-associated protein encodes MQPTDQIHIHQAIVHKVGNMARGEKLTLSENKLTLNDELVRQLLVKYFLQHFNEHEQYKFTHHSSLGLNEVYTYCKHIFNDQNTFVAESRHIAQLLYQVSTHARIKEGELYVVHLQRLPFEQEEVDALILVKSESRNTFLKLLQHGKNLEIVAEEGLNMQKPDKACLIFKTAEADGYRVCIIDNTNKQQDAQYWLTDFLQLTPVADNYHHTNEVLSMCKQFVTEALPAQFDITKGQQIDIMHRSLDYFKENEHFDMQQFTQEVIAVPEMVDQFQEFKDNYEKARHVQFEDEFDIHLAAVKKQSKVFKSVLKLDKNFHIYIHGRRDLIERGYDETTGKHYYKVYFDEEA; translated from the coding sequence ATGCAGCCAACTGATCAAATACATATACACCAGGCCATTGTGCACAAAGTGGGCAACATGGCCCGGGGCGAAAAACTCACCCTCAGCGAAAACAAACTCACCCTCAACGATGAGCTGGTACGCCAGCTATTGGTGAAATATTTTTTGCAACACTTTAATGAGCATGAGCAATACAAGTTTACGCACCACAGCAGCCTTGGCCTCAATGAAGTGTACACCTACTGTAAGCATATTTTCAATGATCAAAATACTTTTGTAGCAGAAAGCCGCCACATAGCCCAGCTGCTGTATCAGGTGAGTACGCATGCCCGTATAAAAGAAGGTGAATTATATGTGGTACATCTGCAACGCCTTCCATTTGAGCAAGAAGAAGTGGATGCACTGATACTGGTAAAAAGTGAAAGCAGGAACACTTTTTTGAAGCTGCTGCAACATGGCAAAAACCTGGAGATTGTGGCTGAAGAAGGATTGAACATGCAAAAGCCCGATAAAGCGTGTTTGATTTTTAAAACGGCAGAAGCAGACGGCTATCGTGTTTGCATTATTGATAACACCAACAAGCAACAAGATGCTCAATATTGGCTCACCGATTTTTTGCAGCTGACACCAGTGGCCGACAACTACCACCATACCAACGAAGTGCTAAGCATGTGTAAGCAGTTTGTAACTGAAGCGCTGCCCGCACAGTTCGACATTACCAAAGGTCAACAGATAGACATCATGCACCGCAGCCTCGATTACTTTAAAGAAAACGAGCACTTCGACATGCAGCAGTTTACGCAAGAAGTGATAGCAGTGCCGGAAATGGTGGATCAGTTTCAGGAGTTTAAAGACAACTACGAAAAAGCCCGCCATGTACAATTTGAAGATGAGTTTGACATACACCTGGCGGCTGTAAAAAAACAAAGTAAAGTATTCAAGAGTGTGCTGAAGCTCGACAAGAACTTTCACATTTACATACATGGCCGCCGCGACCTGATAGAACGTGGCTACGATGAAACAACAGGCAAGCACTACTACAAAGTGTACTTTGATGAAGAAGCATAA